Proteins found in one Cyanobacteria bacterium FACHB-DQ100 genomic segment:
- a CDS encoding glycosyltransferase family 4 protein — translation MLQANILATGEAPYIARHNFLFQALASRCNQVQILQRENEWYDAKIPRLLLKYVYALRVFSKSKADTLYEKNKREFIAKSRRFEQAIKQLEYKPDLVFHLLNTFSPLWDQQDIPYVLLLDYTMRLSEKSEIPWGYFLNRTQREEWLECEQQLFEKAKHLFVQSHVVRRSLIEDYQIPSDRITVVGGAGDFLEPYQGKKTFGSQQILFNGSDFQRKGGDLVLAAFEQVRQVLPDAKLVLVGRKLLKQRAGVENPGDISREQLKQLFLASDIVAAPAPCDPFPRFIMEAMNYGVPCIVSDRDGMPEIVDHQHNGIVLDQLTPDALAAAMIDLLSHPARLESMSQAARHKIRTQLNWDAVADTIVQVLSAGTNEGNSDESSDLESKRASSLY, via the coding sequence ATGCTACAAGCTAATATTCTGGCAACCGGAGAAGCTCCCTATATAGCGAGACACAATTTTCTTTTTCAAGCTTTAGCTTCGCGCTGTAATCAGGTACAAATTTTGCAGCGTGAAAACGAGTGGTATGACGCAAAAATACCAAGACTACTGTTGAAATATGTCTACGCTTTGAGGGTCTTCTCCAAGAGCAAAGCAGACACTTTGTATGAAAAAAACAAACGCGAGTTTATTGCTAAATCTCGGCGGTTTGAGCAGGCAATTAAGCAGCTAGAGTACAAACCAGATTTGGTATTCCACCTTCTTAATACCTTTAGTCCGTTGTGGGATCAGCAAGATATCCCTTATGTCTTGTTGTTAGACTATACAATGCGCCTTTCTGAAAAGAGTGAAATTCCTTGGGGTTACTTTCTCAACCGCACACAACGAGAGGAATGGCTTGAGTGCGAACAACAACTCTTCGAGAAAGCCAAGCATCTATTTGTTCAAAGTCATGTAGTGCGGCGATCGCTGATTGAAGACTATCAAATTCCGTCCGATCGCATCACTGTAGTGGGTGGAGCCGGTGATTTTCTGGAGCCTTATCAAGGCAAAAAAACCTTCGGCAGCCAGCAGATTCTATTTAACGGGTCGGACTTTCAGCGTAAAGGTGGGGATCTCGTTCTCGCTGCTTTCGAGCAGGTCAGACAAGTTTTGCCAGATGCAAAATTAGTGCTAGTTGGCAGAAAGCTACTCAAGCAACGGGCGGGGGTTGAAAATCCAGGAGACATTTCACGCGAACAACTAAAGCAGTTGTTTCTTGCCTCCGATATCGTGGCTGCTCCTGCTCCTTGTGATCCTTTTCCGCGCTTTATTATGGAGGCGATGAATTATGGTGTGCCCTGCATCGTGAGCGATCGGGACGGAATGCCAGAGATTGTAGATCATCAGCACAATGGAATCGTACTTGACCAGCTCACACCTGACGCACTAGCAGCCGCTATGATTGATCTCCTGAGCCATCCTGCTCGTCTAGAGTCAATGTCTCAAGCTGCGCGCCACAAAATCAGAACTCAATTAAATTGGGACGCTGTAGCAGACACGATCGTGCAGGTTTTGTCTGCGGGTACTAACGAAGGCAATTCTGATGAATCCAGTGATTTAGAAAGTAAGCGTGCTAGCTCCTTGTACTAA
- a CDS encoding lipopolysaccharide biosynthesis protein, whose product MKSTSLIKSGLWITYATFVTRIFVFLSSVVLARLLQPADFGVIGIAYVFWSLFTLFTQDTAGAFIIYKGADNPKYVNTSYTVSLLTGVVLALAMVVTAPVVADFFREPALTGILIAFSFNLVLSSAAYVYSGIMTRRMQYQALAHISLVSSLTRLLCTTGAALLGFKYWSFVIGDTASWVINCLLSRHYSRHRFRLQLDPEVRSEVFTFCLGSVGSSIGLYLSFNADNFTVGKILGSASLGFYNLAYQLSMTVSSILSSLLNQLGMPVFAQLPIEEQEDALFKVVEQVAFFAAASYAIIFLVFDPQFVTLLFGANWIPICTVLPGLLFYGYFRVVNSPLYSMLVAKGRPDLNAKVSLQMAPIAVLSFVIGAWQGGIVGVSLAVAIVLGIVWTLLYWWTACKQFHWPLRKFLLSCFIPVLLSVPGILISLQMPLILRPFTFLLTYVLCLRFFVPEQFFQYQLLLTKLFHRVIALRHSR is encoded by the coding sequence ATGAAATCAACCTCACTGATTAAAAGTGGGTTGTGGATTACCTACGCCACGTTTGTCACTCGAATTTTTGTCTTTCTCAGTAGCGTGGTGTTGGCGCGATTGCTTCAGCCCGCAGACTTTGGCGTAATTGGGATTGCGTATGTGTTTTGGTCACTGTTTACGCTATTTACTCAAGACACAGCCGGAGCCTTTATTATCTACAAGGGCGCGGATAATCCGAAGTATGTTAATACAAGCTACACCGTTAGTTTACTGACGGGTGTGGTACTGGCCTTGGCAATGGTAGTGACTGCTCCCGTAGTTGCTGACTTCTTTCGTGAACCTGCACTGACTGGTATCCTAATTGCATTCTCGTTTAATCTGGTGTTGTCCTCTGCTGCCTATGTTTACAGCGGGATCATGACGCGCCGAATGCAGTACCAAGCGTTAGCGCATATCAGTTTAGTCAGTTCGCTGACTCGATTACTCTGTACTACTGGAGCCGCCTTGCTTGGGTTCAAATACTGGTCGTTTGTGATTGGAGATACTGCTTCTTGGGTGATCAACTGCTTGCTATCGCGGCACTACTCAAGACACCGTTTCCGGCTGCAACTTGATCCAGAGGTACGATCGGAAGTTTTCACCTTTTGTTTAGGTTCTGTGGGGTCAAGTATCGGGCTATATCTTAGCTTTAATGCGGATAACTTCACGGTTGGCAAGATTTTAGGCAGTGCCAGCTTGGGGTTTTATAACCTTGCGTATCAGCTATCAATGACCGTCTCTAGCATTTTGAGTTCTTTGCTCAATCAGTTAGGAATGCCTGTTTTTGCACAGCTTCCGATCGAGGAGCAAGAAGATGCGTTGTTCAAGGTGGTTGAGCAGGTTGCGTTCTTTGCGGCTGCGAGCTACGCGATCATTTTTCTAGTCTTCGATCCCCAATTTGTGACGCTGCTCTTTGGTGCGAACTGGATACCGATTTGTACTGTGCTACCTGGATTATTGTTTTATGGATATTTCCGCGTGGTGAACTCGCCGCTTTACTCGATGTTAGTTGCGAAAGGTCGCCCGGATTTGAATGCGAAAGTCAGTCTTCAGATGGCTCCGATTGCGGTGCTTAGCTTTGTGATTGGGGCTTGGCAAGGTGGCATCGTGGGCGTGAGTTTGGCGGTAGCGATCGTGCTGGGGATCGTCTGGACGCTCTTGTACTGGTGGACTGCGTGTAAACAGTTCCACTGGCCGCTGAGAAAATTTTTGCTTTCCTGCTTTATTCCAGTTCTACTCAGTGTTCCAGGAATTTTAATCTCACTGCAAATGCCTTTGATTCTAAGACCTTTTACCTTCTTACTGACTTATGTGTTATGTCTCCGCTTCTTTGTTCCTGAGCAGTTTTTCCAATATCAACTGTTGCTGACTAAGTTGTTTCATCGCGTGATTGCTTTGCGTCATAGTCGATAG
- a CDS encoding glycosyltransferase, translating to MPEISVIIPAFNSEKTVQETIRSVLNQTFTDFEVIVVDDGSKDSTLNVVSSVTDPRVKVFSYKNAGVSTSRNRGFAQATGEYVSFLDADDLWTPDKLEAQYKALQKNPQAAVAYSWVDYIDQNGKFFCAGNHVTASGNIYEKLLLHNLLENGSNPLIRRQAFADTGGFDPALSSVADWDMWLRLSAHYEFVAVPSPQVLYRVTAGSMSSNFLKMEAEGLHLIEAAFNQAPISLQHLKKRSLSALYRYLTFNSLGSTPSRQNGLCAARFLWSAIANDFSIVLEWKRMLIALVKIVAFVSLPPKQSQVFLIKTKQLFAR from the coding sequence ATGCCAGAGATTTCTGTAATCATCCCAGCATTCAATAGCGAAAAGACAGTTCAAGAAACAATTCGGTCTGTGCTAAATCAAACTTTCACAGACTTTGAAGTGATTGTGGTCGATGATGGTTCAAAAGACTCGACCTTGAACGTAGTTTCTAGCGTCACAGATCCACGAGTTAAAGTGTTCTCCTACAAGAATGCAGGCGTATCAACGAGCCGCAATCGTGGGTTTGCTCAAGCAACGGGAGAGTACGTTTCCTTTCTCGATGCGGACGACCTCTGGACACCAGACAAGCTGGAAGCACAGTACAAAGCATTGCAGAAGAACCCTCAAGCAGCAGTCGCCTATAGCTGGGTGGATTACATTGACCAGAATGGCAAGTTCTTTTGCGCCGGAAATCATGTTACGGCATCGGGCAATATCTATGAGAAGCTATTGCTGCACAATCTTTTAGAAAATGGCTCTAATCCTTTGATTCGTCGACAAGCCTTTGCTGATACGGGTGGCTTTGATCCAGCGTTATCTTCCGTAGCCGACTGGGATATGTGGTTGCGGTTGTCTGCTCACTACGAGTTTGTTGCAGTGCCTTCGCCTCAAGTGCTGTATCGAGTTACGGCGGGTTCGATGTCATCGAACTTCCTAAAAATGGAGGCAGAAGGTTTGCACCTCATTGAAGCGGCATTTAACCAAGCACCCATCTCCCTACAGCACCTGAAAAAGCGCAGCCTTTCTGCCCTCTACCGCTATCTCACCTTCAATTCACTAGGATCTACCCCAAGTCGGCAAAACGGATTGTGTGCGGCTCGATTTCTTTGGAGTGCGATCGCAAACGACTTCTCGATAGTGTTGGAGTGGAAAAGAATGCTGATAGCACTGGTGAAAATTGTCGCATTTGTTTCCTTACCACCCAAACAGTCTCAAGTATTTCTGATTAAAACAAAGCAATTGTTCGCAAGATAA
- a CDS encoding WecB/TagA/CpsF family glycosyltransferase produces MIGQTKLHQLKDSPSLSVYLLGRRITCMTVAAIVDAIHTACTEGTKLTVAHYNVHGFNLSMQLPWFHNFLQSAEIAHCDSVGILKAIGFMGLKLPLQYRASYSLLMPKLLSHCNQQNFSIFLLGAKPECVDAAIAQVRQQYPNVQVSGHHGYFDIHNPDANGQVVQQINQVKPQILVVGMGMPIQEDWIRLNRDQLDVNVIMMGGAVIDRLAGIVPDCPPLLSDLGLEWVYRLFREPKRLATRYLLGNPAFLLHIALAKAYSFSLRVQLMEPLSRSKKLSNTGVESIRAELKSAENRLVDADAISG; encoded by the coding sequence ATGATCGGACAAACAAAATTGCACCAATTAAAAGATTCACCCAGTTTGAGTGTCTATTTGCTAGGGCGGCGGATTACTTGTATGACGGTTGCCGCGATTGTCGATGCCATTCATACGGCTTGCACTGAGGGTACAAAGCTCACGGTGGCACATTACAATGTTCACGGCTTCAATTTGTCAATGCAGCTTCCGTGGTTTCATAACTTTCTTCAAAGCGCCGAGATCGCTCACTGTGATAGCGTCGGTATTCTCAAAGCGATCGGATTCATGGGTCTGAAGCTACCCTTGCAGTATCGTGCTTCCTACAGCCTTTTGATGCCTAAATTGTTGTCGCACTGTAACCAGCAGAATTTTTCGATTTTTCTGCTAGGCGCAAAGCCAGAATGTGTCGATGCCGCGATCGCACAAGTTCGGCAGCAGTACCCGAATGTGCAAGTTAGTGGACATCATGGCTACTTTGACATTCACAATCCTGATGCAAACGGACAGGTCGTGCAACAAATTAATCAAGTCAAGCCGCAGATTTTGGTGGTTGGTATGGGAATGCCCATTCAGGAGGACTGGATTCGCCTCAATCGAGATCAGTTGGATGTCAATGTGATCATGATGGGGGGCGCAGTGATCGATCGCTTGGCAGGCATCGTTCCAGACTGTCCACCCCTGCTTTCTGATTTGGGATTAGAGTGGGTGTATCGATTGTTTCGTGAGCCAAAGCGCCTAGCAACTCGCTATTTACTAGGCAATCCTGCATTTCTGCTCCATATTGCCTTAGCGAAAGCGTATTCGTTTTCGCTGAGGGTGCAGCTTATGGAGCCGCTTAGCCGCTCTAAAAAGCTTTCTAACACAGGAGTTGAGTCGATTAGAGCAGAGTTGAAGTCCGCTGAAAATCGACTGGTTGATGCTGACGCCATCTCTGGATAA
- a CDS encoding glycosyltransferase, with amino-acid sequence MPVISVIIPVFNGEHTITETVQSVLNQTFTELEIIVIDDGSQDSTLSVVSSITDTRVKVFSYDNAGVSTSRNRGFAHATGEYISFLDADDLWTPNKLEAQYQALQLHPQAAVAYSWVDYIDQDGKFFRSANHVTANGNIYEQLLLNNLLENGSNPLIRRQAFADVGGFDPTLAFGEDWEMWLRLSARYEFVAVPSPQVLYRMSSNSVSCNVQRMETGSLRMLEKAFSQAPQSLQYLKRNAIANLYHYLTFKAFEGSPKRQNGLIAARFFWNAIANNPSMLLGWKTVLRVLAKMSLVTLLPPGHSYAAIKAAKRIVRLEIAKKPKPISTQS; translated from the coding sequence ATGCCCGTAATTTCTGTAATCATTCCAGTGTTCAATGGCGAACATACTATCACAGAAACAGTCCAGTCCGTGTTGAATCAAACCTTCACAGAGCTAGAGATCATTGTGATCGATGATGGGTCACAAGACTCTACCTTAAGTGTGGTTTCCAGTATCACAGACACACGAGTCAAGGTATTCTCCTACGACAATGCAGGAGTATCAACGAGCCGTAATCGTGGATTCGCTCATGCAACAGGAGAGTACATTTCCTTTCTCGATGCGGATGACCTGTGGACACCAAACAAGCTCGAAGCACAATATCAAGCATTACAGTTACATCCTCAAGCAGCAGTCGCCTATAGCTGGGTGGACTACATCGATCAGGACGGGAAGTTCTTTCGCTCCGCGAACCACGTCACAGCAAACGGCAACATTTATGAGCAACTATTGCTAAATAACCTTTTAGAAAATGGGTCTAATCCGCTAATTCGTAGGCAAGCTTTTGCTGATGTAGGCGGCTTTGATCCAACACTAGCTTTCGGAGAAGACTGGGAGATGTGGTTGCGGTTGTCTGCTCGTTATGAGTTTGTTGCAGTGCCTTCGCCTCAAGTTCTATACCGGATGTCTAGTAATTCCGTGTCTTGTAACGTTCAAAGAATGGAAACAGGAAGTTTGAGAATGCTTGAAAAAGCGTTTAGTCAAGCACCTCAATCCCTACAATACCTAAAACGTAATGCTATTGCTAATCTTTATCACTATCTCACCTTTAAGGCGTTTGAAGGCTCTCCGAAGCGGCAAAACGGGCTGATTGCAGCGCGATTTTTCTGGAACGCGATCGCAAATAATCCATCTATGCTCCTCGGCTGGAAAACAGTCCTAAGAGTCTTAGCAAAGATGTCTTTGGTGACTCTTCTGCCGCCTGGACACTCATATGCAGCGATCAAAGCAGCAAAGCGAATCGTTCGTTTAGAGATAGCAAAAAAGCCTAAGCCAATCAGCACACAAAGTTAG
- a CDS encoding O-antigen ligase family protein, whose product MSPLSRSERVIYWTIILTPLWWLLGIQPLFYPALVIGLLAVHFSLDHLIQKSLPNYVWAWLAMSIAMLWTAALGINDMGFDLMVAAAAVVTFAKSYFLIFACLALPFFNRLRVEIVTRAIAWMSAGYLVTISIQVAMLILNIGGDGYTPPLARLLPGDKGSLRVMFADLAPFFGVPLPRTVLYTPDPPILGLCSLLCFLICLGERDQQLRRFALLGAVAGLTVSASRSAWICLPIALLVGACLESGLFRQLSLWSMTATLMGCSIFGLTIEELLRKPAEGFTQVRASSSQERAIVVRETLEAWQQSPWIGWGVIRGKAHLYEDVYITLGSFSTYAAVLYLNGIVGFIALIAAMLLTLFAAYATAIRGSANCKWAFAGLIALYIACNATPLSWMAVNLWFFFVWLGAVLCEAECQHVRFTSWDQLSGQG is encoded by the coding sequence ATGAGTCCTTTGTCGCGCTCTGAGCGCGTAATCTACTGGACAATCATTCTCACACCGCTTTGGTGGTTACTGGGAATTCAGCCCCTTTTCTATCCTGCTCTTGTCATTGGCTTGTTAGCCGTTCACTTTAGCCTTGATCACTTGATTCAAAAGTCATTACCCAACTATGTGTGGGCTTGGTTAGCGATGTCGATCGCAATGCTTTGGACGGCAGCACTGGGGATCAACGACATGGGGTTTGATTTGATGGTCGCAGCGGCAGCAGTAGTGACATTTGCAAAAAGCTACTTTCTCATTTTTGCTTGTCTTGCTTTGCCGTTTTTCAATCGGTTACGAGTCGAGATTGTGACGCGAGCGATCGCCTGGATGTCAGCAGGCTATTTGGTGACGATCAGCATTCAAGTTGCCATGCTGATTCTCAACATTGGCGGCGATGGTTACACACCACCATTGGCGCGGTTGCTTCCGGGGGATAAGGGTAGCTTGCGGGTAATGTTTGCAGATTTAGCGCCGTTTTTTGGGGTGCCATTGCCCAGAACGGTTCTCTACACACCTGATCCCCCAATTTTAGGACTGTGTTCGCTTTTGTGTTTTTTGATTTGTTTAGGAGAGCGCGATCAACAACTCCGACGTTTCGCCCTACTTGGTGCAGTTGCCGGATTGACCGTGAGCGCAAGTCGGAGTGCCTGGATTTGTTTGCCGATTGCTTTGTTGGTTGGTGCTTGTCTTGAAAGTGGATTGTTTCGCCAGCTTTCGCTGTGGAGTATGACAGCGACCCTGATGGGATGCAGCATCTTTGGTTTGACGATCGAGGAACTCTTGCGTAAGCCTGCCGAGGGTTTTACACAGGTGCGTGCATCTTCTTCGCAGGAACGTGCGATCGTGGTGCGCGAAACGCTTGAGGCTTGGCAGCAGTCTCCTTGGATTGGCTGGGGTGTAATCCGAGGGAAAGCGCACCTCTACGAAGATGTCTACATTACGCTGGGTTCATTCTCGACCTATGCGGCTGTTCTATATTTGAATGGCATCGTAGGATTTATCGCTTTGATCGCTGCAATGCTTCTGACTCTTTTTGCAGCTTATGCGACTGCCATTCGAGGTAGCGCGAATTGTAAATGGGCATTCGCGGGGCTAATTGCACTCTATATTGCTTGTAATGCCACTCCGCTTAGCTGGATGGCAGTCAATCTGTGGTTTTTCTTTGTCTGGTTAGGAGCGGTACTGTGTGAAGCAGAATGTCAGCACGTTCGCTTCACAAGCTGGGATCAGCTATCTGGACAAGGTTAA
- a CDS encoding glycosyltransferase family 4 protein — protein sequence MEIKSLLVTGESIFLERHQFLFNALSSHFSRLDFLPRQSEWYEAKLPRTVLKGLLMLRTGSLSQANAVFQKNKTAFVLKSQQAERRIQHLSKPPDFVLQIFGTYRPAWNNTIPYAMLLDYTTALAERNWSAWATFLSDRSRQDWFECERLAYHRATHIFSMSHVVKRSLIQDYGMPADKITVVGSSGDFQEPYAGEKTFGSRQILFNGSDFERKGGEIVLAAFRQVRRVIPEAKLVVVGKKLPFEEAGIVNPGHIASRSDLHQLFLQSDLVVAPAYCDPFPTFLMEAMNYGTPCIVSDRDGMPEIVDHDINGIVIDQITPEQLAEVMINTLNDPQKLTVMSQAARHKMKTQLNWNTIADQIAHTIFAMAEADRSDRASVRLREPA from the coding sequence ATGGAAATTAAATCTCTTTTGGTGACAGGTGAATCGATCTTTTTGGAGCGTCACCAGTTTCTATTCAACGCTTTATCAAGTCATTTTAGTCGGCTAGACTTTCTGCCTCGACAAAGTGAATGGTACGAAGCTAAGTTACCGAGAACAGTTCTCAAAGGACTGCTAATGCTGCGGACAGGCTCTTTAAGTCAAGCAAATGCTGTGTTTCAAAAGAATAAAACGGCGTTTGTACTCAAGTCCCAACAAGCAGAGCGCAGAATTCAGCACCTGAGCAAACCACCAGATTTCGTGCTTCAGATTTTTGGCACCTATCGTCCGGCGTGGAATAACACCATTCCTTATGCGATGTTGCTAGATTACACAACCGCCCTTGCAGAACGAAATTGGTCTGCTTGGGCGACCTTTTTAAGCGATCGATCCCGTCAGGACTGGTTTGAGTGTGAGCGTTTAGCCTACCACCGAGCAACGCACATTTTTAGTATGAGTCATGTGGTGAAGCGATCGCTGATTCAGGACTATGGCATGCCTGCGGATAAGATAACTGTTGTCGGTTCTTCTGGAGATTTTCAGGAACCTTACGCGGGTGAAAAAACGTTCGGTAGCCGACAGATTCTATTTAACGGTTCAGATTTTGAGCGCAAAGGCGGAGAGATTGTTTTGGCAGCGTTCAGACAAGTTCGGCGCGTGATCCCCGAAGCTAAGCTTGTCGTCGTGGGTAAAAAACTGCCGTTTGAAGAAGCAGGCATTGTGAATCCAGGTCATATCGCCTCGCGTTCGGACTTGCATCAGTTATTTCTGCAATCCGACCTAGTCGTTGCCCCTGCCTATTGCGATCCCTTCCCAACTTTTTTGATGGAAGCGATGAACTATGGTACTCCTTGCATTGTTTCCGATCGCGATGGTATGCCGGAGATTGTTGATCACGACATCAATGGAATTGTTATCGATCAAATAACACCAGAACAACTAGCAGAAGTGATGATCAATACGCTCAATGACCCCCAGAAGCTAACTGTGATGTCTCAGGCAGCACGACACAAAATGAAAACGCAGTTGAACTGGAACACGATCGCGGATCAAATTGCACATACAATCTTTGCTATGGCGGAAGCAGATCGAAGCGATCGAGCATCTGTGAGGCTGCGAGAGCCTGCATAA
- a CDS encoding glycosyltransferase family 2 protein has product MSKPKVSVIIPAYNVGAYLEEALISLEQQSLRAFEAIVVNDGSTDRTVEIAEQFCQRDSRFQLITKPNGGLSSARNAGIHKAQADYIALLDADDRYEPDKLTNHVERLDRDPSVGIVYSASHIIRDDGQRSWMSLSGKPIAADPLVSLMYKNFVGHGSNAVFRRVLIDEVGEFDEALRSCEDIDFWLRVAATGRWRFYREPRPLCCYRVRPSGLSFNVAEMQRSQEQVLQAAYQRSREQLEPYLPTAYAYMYRFLARLALTGGDTQQAQQLIQQAWKSDRSIFYTDPRSLLTLIAVKLSPLSKQLIRRSLDVSHNRSTPAKTIQSKSL; this is encoded by the coding sequence ATGAGCAAACCTAAAGTTAGCGTCATCATTCCAGCCTATAATGTTGGCGCTTATCTTGAAGAAGCCTTGATATCTCTGGAGCAGCAGTCTCTAAGAGCATTCGAGGCGATCGTGGTCAATGATGGTTCAACCGATCGAACCGTTGAGATCGCTGAGCAGTTTTGTCAACGCGACTCGCGCTTTCAACTGATCACAAAGCCGAATGGGGGTTTGTCATCGGCTCGCAATGCTGGAATTCACAAGGCTCAGGCTGACTATATTGCGCTACTAGACGCAGACGATCGCTACGAACCCGATAAGTTAACCAACCATGTCGAGCGGCTCGATCGTGATCCCAGCGTTGGAATAGTCTACAGTGCTTCACACATCATTCGCGATGATGGGCAGCGCAGTTGGATGTCTTTGAGCGGCAAGCCAATTGCCGCTGATCCATTAGTGTCTTTGATGTATAAGAACTTTGTCGGTCATGGTTCAAATGCCGTGTTTCGTCGAGTTCTGATAGATGAAGTGGGAGAGTTTGACGAAGCCCTGCGTAGTTGTGAAGACATCGATTTTTGGTTACGGGTCGCAGCAACAGGTCGATGGCGTTTCTACCGGGAGCCTCGTCCTTTGTGCTGCTACCGGGTTCGCCCGTCTGGACTTTCGTTTAACGTGGCGGAAATGCAGCGATCGCAAGAACAAGTGCTTCAAGCGGCTTATCAACGCTCTAGAGAACAGCTTGAACCGTACCTACCGACTGCCTATGCCTATATGTATCGTTTCCTAGCTCGTTTGGCGCTAACAGGAGGGGATACCCAACAAGCGCAACAATTGATACAGCAGGCCTGGAAGAGCGATCGCTCTATCTTTTACACTGACCCTCGATCGTTGTTAACGCTGATTGCAGTGAAGCTTTCACCCTTGTCTAAACAATTGATCCGGAGATCGCTTGATGTCTCTCACAATCGATCGACCCCTGCAAAAACAATCCAGAGCAAAAGTCTATGA
- a CDS encoding glycosyltransferase, with the protein MTINLQKHSPQSQTLQPDRTSHPAPDVAIFLRELHGGGAEKVLLNLARGFIDCGLSVDLVLARASGHYLSQVPPEIRIVDLQAKWVPLSLPKLVRYLRQVQPERLLAALHYPCEIALWAKRLAGVSTRIVVTEHNHLSIESKRIPQLSVRLTPLAARLFYPWADEIVAVSHGVAEDLSRITRLKRERIQVIYNPIILPELFTLAQEPVEHPWFRSGEPPVVLAVGRLHPQKDFPTLIRAFAQVRQVRPARLAILGDGPERERLIELIESLGLSNDVALLGFTQNPYAYMAKAAMLALSSEWEGLPTVLVEAMALGTPIISTNCKSGPAEILAQGRYGELTPVGDSDAIAAAILKTLAAPKRIIDPEWLNQFTWATCTQQYADILGVSQPKMK; encoded by the coding sequence ATGACCATCAATCTCCAGAAGCACAGTCCTCAATCTCAAACTTTACAGCCTGATCGAACATCTCACCCTGCTCCTGATGTTGCGATTTTTCTGCGCGAATTGCATGGAGGTGGAGCGGAAAAAGTATTGCTCAATCTAGCCCGCGGCTTTATCGATTGTGGTTTAAGCGTCGATTTGGTATTGGCTAGAGCGTCAGGACATTATCTATCACAAGTTCCTCCTGAGATTCGCATTGTTGATCTCCAGGCAAAGTGGGTGCCGCTGAGTTTGCCGAAATTAGTTCGCTATCTTCGACAAGTTCAGCCAGAACGATTACTCGCAGCACTACATTACCCTTGTGAGATTGCCCTCTGGGCAAAGCGCCTAGCAGGGGTATCGACTCGAATCGTTGTGACAGAACATAATCACTTGTCGATCGAGTCAAAGCGCATTCCTCAGCTATCTGTTCGGCTTACTCCACTTGCTGCACGATTATTTTATCCCTGGGCCGATGAGATTGTTGCTGTGTCTCATGGAGTGGCTGAGGATTTGAGCCGAATTACTCGGTTGAAGCGCGAGCGCATTCAAGTCATCTATAACCCGATTATTCTGCCTGAATTATTCACGCTGGCGCAAGAACCTGTCGAACATCCGTGGTTTCGGTCTGGAGAACCACCCGTTGTTCTGGCTGTCGGCAGGTTGCATCCGCAAAAAGATTTTCCGACCTTGATTCGTGCTTTTGCTCAAGTTCGGCAAGTTCGACCGGCTCGGTTAGCAATCCTGGGTGATGGCCCTGAAAGGGAACGGCTGATCGAATTGATTGAAAGCTTAGGCTTATCGAATGATGTGGCTTTACTTGGGTTTACTCAAAATCCTTATGCTTACATGGCAAAAGCAGCTATGTTGGCACTGTCTTCTGAGTGGGAAGGATTGCCCACCGTTTTAGTCGAGGCAATGGCACTGGGAACTCCGATCATATCCACCAATTGTAAAAGCGGGCCGGCTGAAATTTTAGCTCAAGGTCGCTACGGTGAACTTACCCCAGTTGGAGATAGTGATGCGATCGCGGCAGCAATTCTCAAGACCTTAGCGGCTCCAAAGCGCATCATTGATCCTGAGTGGTTAAATCAATTCACTTGGGCGACCTGTACGCAGCAATATGCAGACATTCTGGGTGTTTCTCAACCGAAGATGAAATAG
- a CDS encoding sugar transferase encodes MKIVAFSNLVPTANDLIPVSLNSLPQHRSTVSVSKRSIDVVGSIVGLCILALVFIPIALAIKLDSKGSILYVQKRFGLRGQPFYICKFRSMVENADLLKDQVPNEAQGLVFKNKHDPRVTRVGRFLRRTSLDELPQFWNVLRGEMSLVGTRPPTEDEVTQYESHHWQRLNVKPGLTGEWQVSGRSEIHDFEQILKLDFQYQAKWTPLYDLQIIGKTLWIVFDRRGAY; translated from the coding sequence ATGAAGATCGTAGCTTTCTCAAATTTGGTGCCTACTGCTAACGATTTGATTCCTGTATCCCTCAATTCATTACCTCAGCATCGTTCTACGGTTTCGGTGTCTAAACGATCGATAGATGTAGTTGGAAGTATTGTCGGTTTATGTATTTTGGCATTGGTCTTTATTCCCATCGCCTTAGCCATTAAGCTAGACAGTAAAGGTTCAATTCTCTATGTACAGAAAAGATTCGGTCTGCGGGGACAGCCCTTCTATATCTGTAAGTTTCGCTCAATGGTGGAGAATGCAGACCTGTTGAAAGACCAAGTTCCCAATGAAGCGCAAGGATTAGTCTTTAAGAATAAGCACGATCCCCGCGTGACAAGAGTAGGACGATTTCTGCGGCGAACTAGCCTAGACGAACTACCCCAGTTTTGGAATGTACTACGCGGAGAGATGAGCTTAGTTGGGACTCGTCCACCTACCGAGGATGAAGTGACTCAATATGAATCGCATCACTGGCAGCGCTTGAACGTTAAGCCAGGTCTTACCGGAGAGTGGCAGGTGAGCGGTCGCTCTGAGATTCATGATTTCGAGCAGATTCTAAAGCTTGATTTTCAGTACCAAGCGAAGTGGACTCCACTCTATGATCTCCAGATCATTGGGAAAACGCTTTGGATTGTGTTCGATCGACGAGGTGCCTACTAG